Below is a window of Penaeus monodon isolate SGIC_2016 chromosome 13, NSTDA_Pmon_1, whole genome shotgun sequence DNA.
gaattttgaaaacatCCCACCACAATATCTATTGAAAAAACTCTTTATTCATGATAATATCAGACAAagaattccaattttttttatcaggaagGGTTTAACAGCACTGGATGGAGTTCCTTAAAGGCTTTCTAGCAGCAGAGCAATGCCCTGACCACCCCCAATGCAAGCTGAGCCAATACCATATTTCAGTCCACGACGCCTGGAAAGcagaaaaaacaaatcaacaacaaaagtaattgcCAAATAGGTTTTAAAATCAAGGATAACAGAGCAGTACCAAAATAATAAATGGGAAATAACCTGATTTCATGCACAACGTGGGCAGTGATACGAGAGCCTGATGCACCAAGAGGATGGCCCAAGGCAATGGCTCCTCCATTCATGTTGAGTATGGCAGGGTCCAAGTCAAGTTCACGCTGGCATGCAATAGTCTGGGGTGCAAAAGCCTCATTGATCTGAAAAGAATGTTTTTGGGATTACTTAAGTTTTCACCTTCAATAGAAAAACTGTTACTCAAGTCAGATATTAGAAAACAAAGGTCAAAACTTTGCTAATTCTCTTCCGGATTTACTACCCTAACTCTATACTCTCAGCTCTAATCAGCTGAACTTTGATCATTCACATCATTTCAAACTTACCTCTACCATGCCAATGTCACTCAGTTGCAGACCAGAGATCTTGAGCAGTTTCCTGATGGCAGGAGCTGGGCCAATACCCATGATAGTTGGGTCTACACCAGCAATAGAGTAACCCACCAACCTTGCCAAGGGCTTGAGGTCATGCTCCTTGCAGGCTTCTTCTGATGCCAAGACAACAGCTCCAGCACCATCACAAATGCCCTGAGGAACATTTGCAGAAGTTGAATTTTATAGGAAGTGCAGTAATATGGAATACACAGTATAAACATAATTCAAAATCTCCAAGGTATTTACAACTGAGAATCAAACTTAAACACATTTCTTCTGTTGAACTACAAAAAACTTTTCCACTTACTGATGCACTTCCTGCAGTCACTGTTCCATTCTTCTTGAACACACTAGGCAGCTTGGCCAATCCCTCAATATTTGCCTGGGGTTTGGGATGCTCATCAACAGTCATCTCTGCAGGACCCTTCTTAGTTTTCACAGTGACTGGTGCAATTTCAGCATCAAAGTGACCATTTTCTTGACCTGTGGAAGAGGTGCCcttattcttaaaattttcttGATACTTGTTTACTTGGTATCGATGAATAAAATGATGCAAGTGAACTCCAAACTTTGACTAAGACAACACCTAAGAATTTGACCTGCTAAAGCAGCCGACACCTTACCATTCTTCCAGTTCGTCTGACTCTTGAGAGCAAATTCATCAGCATCTTGCCGAGTAATGTTATACTTGGCTGCAAGGTTCTCTGCGGTTACTCCCATAGGGGTCTTACAATGGGCATCAGTAAGGGATGCCCAGAGTGTGtcctggagaggaggaggagaagaaaaaaatatatattttattactcatactcatacagatgcatttatccatttttttcttaaaacatgaACAAAATATCTCCTATCTCTACAttgatttaaaaagaaaggacTCATAAAATTCCTGATTCTTAATATAATCATCCAAATCCATTTTTACCAATAACtgttcttattcatttatctattttcatattcatctttCTGGTACGCTATATACCTCCATGGCCAGGTCTGCTCCGAGGCGAGTTCCAAAGCGAATATTGCGAACAGCATAGGGGGCCATGCTCATGCTGTCGGTGCCGCCGGTCAGCACAATCTTGCTATCACCCATAATGATGTCCTgaataaaaaaattcatattaaGAAAATAACATATTTAACAAATTGTACTGAAGACAACAAATGGACCACATAACAGATATAACAGTAGTCTCATAATTGAATCTTATTCAAATTACTGTCCATATTCAtctaataaatataaagtataaatttgCTTACACActttcaacaaaaacaacacaaaacaaaaaaaaaacactcatgtaTTTGTCTACAACTAAAAATATGATGTATACATTACAAAAGCAATATCATATACCAATACAAATACATAACAGCAACCATCTGCATTGGTGTTCATTAATCAACACAACAGTACTGTAAATTTTAGCCTTTTGAAATACACCAACTTTGAAAAAATCATCACActaaacattttctttcatttatttacaacAATGTAAGGAGGCTGCATCTTTTCATCAAGCATTTTACCTCAGATATAAATTAAATGTGATAGTTTAACTTTAACTGGGAAAATACTCCTAAAATCCCTTAGAAAGGGAATAATATAGACTGAAAACCACTTCAAAATTGGCAGACCATCAATCCCATAAAGTTAAAATACATTTACTTACATGTGCCCCATTCACCACAGACTGGAAGCCTGAACCGCAAA
It encodes the following:
- the LOC119580340 gene encoding 3-ketoacyl-CoA thiolase, mitochondrial-like, with protein sequence MAALTRGIFIVGAKRTPFGTFGGKLAKHTPTDLQEIAAKSALAAANVKPELVDSVVVGNVIGCAHTDTIYISRHVGLRCGVPLESPALTVNRLCGSGFQSVVNGAHDIIMGDSKIVLTGGTDSMSMAPYAVRNIRFGTRLGADLAMEDTLWASLTDAHCKTPMGVTAENLAAKYNITRQDADEFALKSQTNWKNGQENGHFDAEIAPVTVKTKKGPAEMTVDEHPKPQANIEGLAKLPSVFKKNGTVTAGSASGICDGAGAVVLASEEACKEHDLKPLARLVGYSIAGVDPTIMGIGPAPAIRKLLKISGLQLSDIGMVEINEAFAPQTIACQRELDLDPAILNMNGGAIALGHPLGASGSRITAHVVHEIRRRGLKYGIGSACIGGGQGIALLLESL